Proteins encoded by one window of Dreissena polymorpha isolate Duluth1 chromosome 11, UMN_Dpol_1.0, whole genome shotgun sequence:
- the LOC127851386 gene encoding uncharacterized protein LOC127851386 yields the protein MFMFNNQPSCPWGGNFNGNRPMMMNGPPPFPVGGPRPPLPYHMLPQNSRNWQGPGPSRMRGRGFRRGRGFFHHQGNAQIVNQNIIQDNVLTPRDQCCQCGERLQNSGEPGIHLCDGGSEIHIEMPATSSSREPELKEEEDDLESRLEKLLENMKDFVRTKYDTVTEALEGYVSDKIGEITTLHRENSETKLALEKLKTELEEKAAQLLKQEKEVKERQRKLTKDQDSFKRDMKKEREEICRQWQQLRDEITRMEETHKIQKGRVKLDVGGHVFTTSLLTLTREADSMLAAMFSGRHELLKEEDGCVFIDRDGTHFRYVLNYLRDGGLNMDCLPRDRQLLKELKKEATYYQLHGLLQQIEKYLY from the exons ATGTTCATGTTCAACAATCAGCCGTCCTGTCCCTGGGGTGGGAACTTCAACGGCAACCGACCCATGATGATGAATGGGCCCCCGCCATTCCCTGTTGGGGGTCCCAGGCCACCCTTGCCCTACCATATGTTGCCACAAAACTCTCGCAACTGGCAG GGCCCTGGACCTTCAAGGATGAGAGGGAGGGGCTTCAGAAGGGGGCGTGGCTTTTTCCATCACCAGGGCAATGCACAAATTGTGAATCAGAACATTATCCAAGACAATGTGCTTACACCCAgg GATCAGTGTTGTCAGTGTGGTGAGCGGCTACAGAATAGTGGGGAACCAGGCATACACCTGTGTGACGGGGGCAGTGAGATACACATAGAGATGCCTGCAACATCATCTAGCAGGGAACCAGAACTAAAGGAAGAGGAGGATGACCTGGAGTCCAGGCTGG AGAAGCTCCTTGAGAACATGAAGGACTTTGTTCGTACCAAGTACGACACTGTGACTGAGGCACTGGAGGGTTACGTGTCAGACAAGATCGGAGAAATCACCACACTACACAG GGAGAACAGTGAGACCAAGCTGGCGTTGGAGAAACTGAAGACAGAGCTGGAAGAGAAGGCGGCCCAGCTTCTGAAACAGGAGAAGGAGGTGAAGGAGAGGCAGAGGAAACTCACAAAGGATCAG GACTCTTTCAAGCGGGACATGAAGAAAGAACGTGAAGAAATTTGTCGGCAATGGCAACAGCTTCGAGATGAAATCACTCGCATGGAAGAAACCCATAAAATCCAGAAG GGTCGCGTCAAGCTGGACGTAGGTGGTCACGTGTTCACGACGTCACTTCTGACGTTGACGCGGGAAGCAGACTCAATGCTAGCGGCCATGTTCAGCGGCAGGCACGAGCTACTGAAGGAGGAGGACGGCTGCGTGTTTATTGACCGAGATGGCACTCACTTCCG GTATGTGCTGAACTATCTCCGGGATGGGGGACTCAATATGGACTGTCTGCCCAGAGATCGTCAGCTTCTGAAAGAACTCAAGAAAGAGGCTACATACTACCAACTTCATGGCTTGCTTCAGCAGATCGAAAAATACTTGTACTGA